A DNA window from Halichondria panicea chromosome 16, odHalPani1.1, whole genome shotgun sequence contains the following coding sequences:
- the LOC135349719 gene encoding uncharacterized protein LOC135349719 has protein sequence MEDDCSDDYDDEHTQLMHDEETRDTSSVVDQKKTVVAQVPVVYNVEGGGHTILFAQQVTVQVGQMGPPPSYTPQYGVNGNPSDNRNRVIRVWRSCRWLLCSCFIFLMSVVMIIPIAVVGVLSCTTLLSGFAISGLGLGSITLIMSIVCCAHCFNPKDPTVQCLCCSTVSFLTLVFLATLIATTVFVALDVNFINESAGLCLSTEVAPVVLGFSYFMLLIFGLFSLWSIYTCCKRDVSSAADTGVNYLL, from the exons ATGGAGGATGACTGCAGCGATGATTACGACGATGAGCACACGCAGCTTATGCACGACGAGGAGACTAGAGATACCAGTAGTGTGGTGGACCAGAAGAAGACTGTGGTTGCACAGGTTCCTGTGGTCTACAATGTGGAAGGGGGCGGACATACAATTCTCTTTGCACAGCAAGTCACAGTGCAAGTTGGACAAATG GGTCCTCCCCCAAGTTACACTCCGCAGTATGGCGTAAATGGGAACCCATCTGATAACCGTAACCGTGTCATCAGAGTCTGGAGATCATGCAGGT ggCTTTTGTGCAGTTGCTTTATCTTCTTGATGAGCGTTGTAATGATCATCCCTATag CTGTTGTTGGTGTGCTGTCATGTACCACCCTCCTATCAGGTTTTGCAATCAGTGGGCTGGGTCTGGGTTCTATAACTCTCATTATGTCCATCGTCTGCTGTGCACACTGCTTCAATCCGAAGGATCCCACCGTGCAATGCTTGTGTTGCTCAACTGTGTCATTTCTTACCCTTGTATTTTTGGCCACTTTGATTGCAACAACTGTGTTTGTGGCCCTGGATGTTAACTTCATCAACGAATCAGCTGGGCTTTGCCTCTCCACTGAAGTAGCTCCGGTTGTTTTGGGTTTTTCGTACTTTATGCTACTGATATTTGGGCTCTTCAGTTTGTGGTCTATTTATACTTGCTGCAAGCGTGATGTGAGTAGTGCTGCAGACACTGGAGTGAACTATTTACTTTAA
- the LOC135349720 gene encoding uncharacterized protein LOC135349720 isoform X5, producing MALTANHVRIEQHGDAMMGERTQLVYDEETGMVGQKKTVVAQVPIEGGGHAILVTEQVQVAQVGPPSYTPRNRALQYNVNGSPSDDHGTYRGFILCSCSCFIFLMSLAIIIPIAAVGLPACVPLSGAASSGLVLGAITLIMSIFCCAHCLNIKSPTVQCLCCSSVSLLTLVFLVTLIPNTVFVAQNIGFINNPAGLCSSPEVALAVMGLSWILLPMFGLFCLCSTYICMCKSSNADNVE from the exons ATGGCATTGACTGCAAACCATGTTAGAATTGAGCAGCACGGCGATGCTATGATGGGAGAGCGCACACAGCTTGTGTACGACGAGGAGACTGGTATGGTGGGCCAGAAGAAGACTGTGGTTGCACAGGTTCCTATAGAGGGAGGTGGACATGCCATTCTCGTTACAGAGCAAGTGCAAGTCGCACAAGTG GGTCCTCCAAGTTACACTCCACGCAATCGAGCCCTGCAGTATAACGTAAATGGGAGCCCATCTGATGACCATGGCACCTACAGAGGCTTTATATTATGCAGCT GCAGTTgtttcatcttcttgatgAGCCTTGCAATAATCATCCCTATAG CTGCTGTTGGTTTGCCAGCATGTGTCCCCCTATCAGGTGCTGCGAGCAGTGGGCTGGTTTTGGGAGCCATAACTCTTATTATGTCCATCTTCTGCTGTGCCCACTGCTTGAACATAAAGAGCCCCACTGTGCAATGCCTGTGTTGCTCATCTGTGTCCCTCCTGACCCTTGTATTTTTGGTCACTCTAATTCCAAACACTGTTTTTGTGGCCCAGAATATCGGCTTCATCAACAATCCAGCTGGGCTTTGCTCCTCCCCTGAAGTAGCTCTGGCTGTTATGGGTTTGTCTTGGATTCTGCTACCGATGTTTGGACTCTTCTGTTTGTGCTCTACTTATATTTGCATGTGCAAATCTAGTAATGCAGACAATGTTGAGTGA